The following proteins are encoded in a genomic region of [Eubacterium] hominis:
- a CDS encoding spore maturation protein, protein MNKTDYIMPCIVLVIFVIAFFRHVKAYPVFTQGVKDGLSLFMDIYPALLAMMFAITLLRKSGLMDMICNFMSSMIKGIPSQIWPMVFFRPISGNASLAVLADIFQTCGVDSLAGNMASIIQGSTDTTFYVITLYFSSVGIKKIKNALSIGLIADVAGISMAILLTMLFFA, encoded by the coding sequence ATGAATAAAACAGATTATATCATGCCCTGTATTGTATTAGTCATCTTTGTGATTGCATTTTTTCGCCATGTCAAAGCATATCCTGTATTTACTCAAGGAGTCAAAGATGGATTATCTTTGTTTATGGATATCTATCCTGCCTTGCTTGCGATGATGTTTGCGATTACTTTACTTAGAAAAAGTGGCCTGATGGACATGATTTGTAACTTTATGTCATCTATGATCAAAGGCATACCTTCTCAAATATGGCCGATGGTATTCTTTCGTCCAATATCAGGTAATGCCTCCTTAGCAGTTCTTGCGGACATCTTTCAAACATGTGGTGTAGATTCCTTAGCAGGGAATATGGCCAGTATTATTCAAGGTTCTACCGATACAACGTTTTATGTAATTACCCTTTATTTCTCCAGCGTAGGTATTAAAAAAATAAAAAATGCATTATCGATTGGGTTGATTGCGGATGTTGCGGGTATCTCTATGGCAATTCTTTTAACAATGCTGTTTTTTGCATGA